A single region of the Pseudomonas sp. B21-023 genome encodes:
- the sctC gene encoding type III secretion system outer membrane ring subunit SctC, translating into MAALRSLAAGLTALLASLAAQGESLDWPQEPFHYVAQGESLRDLLGNFAANYQGAVVVSDKVRDQVSATFEQPDPEAFLEQVAALFNLAWYYDGAVLHVGKSSELQTRLVHLDKVREPQLRAALQEAGGWTSRFAWRAAAGGQLVYVSGPPRYLDRVEQTAKVLEQQAVLQDERGGGLSVEVIALRHAVAEDREIDYRDQKVAVPGVATLLSRVLTNADVRAVEGQAVAQGAPVRSSQAVVQAEASLNAIIVRDHPERMPMYRRLVAALDRPAARIEVGLTILDINAEHLAELGVEWQVGIGTGKHQLIDIRTSAGQAQGTLAGSLVDSRGVDRLLAKVTLMQGEGRAQVVSRPTLLTQENTLAVIDHSETYYVRVLGERVAELKAITYGTLLKMTPRLIRSADRPEISLSLHIEDGSQKPNSTGPDGIPTISRTVIDTLARVDLGQSLMIGGIHRDESSESLRKVPLLGDIPFLGALFRYQSSSTRRSVRLFLIEPKLIDPGLASVGNGLKSGPVRDERS; encoded by the coding sequence ATGGCTGCCTTGAGGTCGCTTGCCGCCGGTTTGACGGCGCTGTTGGCCAGCCTTGCGGCCCAGGGCGAGTCACTGGATTGGCCCCAGGAGCCTTTCCACTACGTTGCCCAGGGCGAGAGCCTGCGTGACCTGCTGGGCAACTTCGCCGCCAACTACCAGGGGGCGGTGGTGGTCAGCGACAAGGTCAGGGACCAGGTGAGCGCCACGTTCGAGCAGCCGGATCCGGAGGCGTTTCTGGAGCAGGTCGCCGCACTGTTCAACCTGGCCTGGTACTACGACGGCGCAGTGCTGCATGTCGGCAAGTCCAGCGAACTACAGACCCGCCTTGTTCACCTGGACAAAGTGCGCGAGCCACAATTGCGCGCCGCCCTGCAGGAGGCTGGCGGCTGGACGTCGCGCTTCGCCTGGCGCGCCGCGGCGGGTGGGCAGCTGGTGTATGTCTCGGGCCCGCCGCGTTACCTTGATCGCGTCGAGCAGACCGCCAAGGTCCTGGAGCAGCAGGCTGTGTTGCAGGACGAACGCGGTGGCGGCCTGAGCGTCGAGGTGATCGCGCTCAGGCATGCGGTAGCCGAAGACCGTGAAATCGATTATCGCGACCAGAAGGTGGCGGTACCCGGGGTGGCCACGCTCCTCTCTCGGGTACTGACGAACGCCGATGTACGCGCGGTCGAAGGTCAGGCTGTGGCACAGGGGGCGCCCGTTCGCTCCAGTCAAGCCGTTGTCCAGGCCGAAGCGTCGCTCAATGCCATCATCGTGCGTGACCACCCAGAGCGCATGCCCATGTACCGGCGTTTGGTGGCGGCGCTGGACCGTCCGGCGGCGCGCATCGAGGTGGGGCTGACGATCCTCGACATCAACGCCGAGCACCTGGCGGAGCTGGGGGTGGAGTGGCAGGTTGGCATAGGTACCGGCAAGCACCAGTTGATCGACATTCGCACCAGCGCAGGCCAGGCGCAGGGCACGCTTGCCGGCAGCCTGGTCGACAGCCGGGGCGTGGACCGGCTGCTGGCCAAGGTCACGTTGATGCAGGGCGAGGGGCGCGCCCAGGTGGTGTCGCGGCCGACCTTGCTGACCCAGGAGAACACCCTGGCGGTGATAGACCACAGCGAAACCTATTATGTGCGAGTGCTGGGAGAACGCGTCGCCGAGCTCAAGGCGATCACCTACGGCACCCTGTTGAAGATGACCCCACGTCTGATCCGCAGTGCGGACCGGCCGGAAATCAGCCTGAGCCTGCATATCGAGGACGGCAGCCAGAAACCCAACAGTACAGGGCCCGATGGTATACCCACCATCAGTCGCACGGTCATCGACACGCTGGCCCGGGTCGACCTGGGGCAGAGCCTGATGATTGGTGGCATCCACCGCGACGAGTCGAGCGAGAGCCTGCGCAAGGTCCCGCTGTTGGGGGACATTCCGTTCCTGGGCGCCTTGTTTCGTTATCAGTCCAGCAGCACGCGCCGATCGGTTCGGCTGTTCCTGATCGAGCCGAAGCTGATTGACCCGGGGCTCGCAAGTGTCGGCAATGGCTTGAAGTCAGGTCCTGTCCGTGATGAGCGCTCTTGA
- the sctJ gene encoding type III secretion system inner membrane ring lipoprotein SctJ: MKNPWQCLLLVTVLLLGGCKVELYLGLGQREANEMLAVLDAEGIDAVKAQDKDGKVKILIDEADIGHAVAALKRQGYPREMFSTVSDVFPRDSLISSPLEEHARLAYVKSQELSRTLSEIDGVLVARVHVVLPEPRDSLRATARAASASIFIKHAADAALDLYIGQMKQLLSNSIEGLDYDRISVVLVPSTQARQLWPGERHATLLSIHVMEGSRLRLLALIGTLLGVLVLSNLAQYLWWRQRA, from the coding sequence GTGAAGAATCCATGGCAGTGCTTGCTGCTTGTGACGGTACTGCTGCTGGGCGGGTGCAAGGTCGAGCTGTACCTGGGCCTCGGCCAGCGCGAAGCCAACGAAATGCTCGCGGTGCTGGATGCCGAGGGCATCGATGCGGTGAAGGCGCAGGACAAGGACGGCAAGGTGAAGATCCTGATCGATGAGGCTGACATCGGCCATGCGGTAGCCGCGCTCAAGCGCCAGGGCTACCCACGGGAGATGTTCTCCACGGTCAGTGATGTGTTCCCCCGGGATAGCCTGATCTCGTCGCCGCTGGAGGAGCACGCGCGGTTGGCCTATGTGAAGTCCCAGGAGTTGTCACGCACCCTGTCGGAAATCGATGGCGTGCTGGTGGCGCGGGTGCATGTGGTATTGCCGGAGCCCCGCGACAGCCTGCGTGCAACGGCCCGTGCGGCCTCGGCGTCGATCTTCATCAAGCATGCGGCGGACGCGGCGCTGGACCTGTACATCGGGCAGATGAAGCAGCTGCTGAGCAACAGCATCGAAGGCCTCGACTACGACCGCATCAGTGTGGTGCTGGTGCCTTCCACGCAGGCTCGCCAGCTGTGGCCGGGGGAGCGTCATGCGACGCTGTTGTCGATTCATGTGATGGAGGGTTCGCGCCTGCGTCTTCTTGCGCTGATTGGGACATTGCTGGGGGTGCTGGTACTGAGCAATCTCGCGCAGTACCTGTGGTGGCGCCAGCGGGCATGA
- the sctI gene encoding type III secretion system inner rod subunit SctI, whose translation MNGIAEVTRVVTDLQSLAAPSVDSRQVAEFEQALSSSAGSPEEGVLHKVAQLGQQHAEARQGAHASLVSGVGDPVALMDAHWALIRTNLQVELIAKGVGRTTQNIETLMKAQ comes from the coding sequence ATGAATGGCATTGCTGAAGTGACCCGAGTGGTCACCGATCTGCAGTCCCTGGCGGCACCGTCCGTCGATTCCCGCCAAGTGGCCGAGTTCGAGCAGGCGCTATCCAGCAGTGCCGGCAGCCCTGAGGAGGGGGTGTTGCACAAAGTCGCACAGCTCGGCCAGCAGCATGCCGAAGCCAGGCAGGGCGCGCATGCCAGCCTGGTCTCGGGGGTGGGTGATCCGGTGGCATTGATGGATGCCCATTGGGCACTGATACGCACCAACCTGCAGGTCGAGCTGATTGCCAAGGGCGTGGGACGCACCACGCAGAACATCGAAACCCTGATGAAAGCCCAGTAG
- a CDS encoding Yop proteins translocation protein K produces the protein MTPFQLRYCPARYLHQAHCPEPLRQVAQVLPHWRRDSSINGWLLSTLDLAEPFEIPERLGGLALYPQPAFERVLATVGGLLHGQAIVRLLDRAGQMRLRQVLDDQGQRYCLEKWRLIIGPWPPGWQQALPSGALDVELPVQGLAFWLQACGCTDPGFARRLALRLPGTGALPTWPMSDDQRVLARTLCLKVARDRSPECCHLLN, from the coding sequence ATGACCCCGTTTCAGCTTCGCTACTGCCCGGCGCGTTACCTGCACCAGGCTCATTGCCCGGAACCGTTGCGGCAGGTGGCCCAGGTCTTGCCACATTGGCGTCGGGACAGCTCGATCAATGGTTGGTTGCTGTCGACGCTGGACCTGGCCGAACCCTTTGAAATACCGGAACGGCTGGGTGGGCTGGCCCTCTATCCGCAGCCAGCATTCGAACGTGTTCTGGCCACTGTTGGCGGCTTGTTGCATGGCCAGGCCATTGTGCGCCTTCTCGACCGAGCCGGCCAGATGCGCTTGCGCCAGGTGCTCGACGATCAAGGCCAGCGCTATTGCCTGGAGAAATGGCGGCTGATCATCGGCCCATGGCCGCCAGGCTGGCAGCAGGCGCTGCCAAGCGGCGCCCTGGACGTGGAGCTGCCCGTGCAGGGCCTGGCGTTCTGGCTACAGGCCTGCGGGTGTACCGATCCCGGTTTTGCCCGGCGCCTGGCCCTGCGACTGCCTGGCACCGGGGCATTGCCGACCTGGCCGATGAGCGACGATCAGCGCGTCCTGGCGCGCACCCTTTGCCTGAAAGTGGCCCGAGACAGGAGCCCGGAATGTTGCCATTTATTGAACTGA
- a CDS encoding EscE/YscE/SsaE family type III secretion system needle protein co-chaperone, whose amino-acid sequence MMDELLQETRDPQTRAWMYRVLEQARQARAEQMSRPLPPTAFQAAHDERTALEAALNILKKLKEH is encoded by the coding sequence ATGATGGATGAACTGTTGCAGGAAACACGTGACCCACAAACACGCGCCTGGATGTACAGGGTGCTGGAGCAAGCGCGGCAAGCCCGCGCCGAGCAGATGTCGCGCCCTTTGCCGCCCACAGCATTCCAGGCAGCGCACGACGAGCGAACGGCCCTTGAAGCGGCCTTGAACATCCTGAAAAAACTGAAGGAACATTGA
- the sctU gene encoding type III secretion system export apparatus subunit SctU: MSTEKTEHPTRAKLRDARHNGQVVKSKELVSSMLILSLAVLPLGFPNYFLGHLQALMLLPDPLLHLPFSQALELMLQQLLHELLWLTLPFLLTTLIAASAGNLLQTGWVFSTQSLSPDLKKVSPVEGMKRIFSVRNLLDFFKSLLKVLLLGALVLGLLSDNLHALLRVPLCGIGCILPVLGSLLGQLIGVCAIGLMAISAADYGLERRQHHRQLRMSKDEVKREHKEMEGAPELKRERRKRHRELQQGTLRADVRRSSVIVTNPTHIAVGLRYKAGETPLPLVTLKYTDEQALRVRRIAEEEGVPVLERIPLARALFADSLEEQYIPGELIQPVAEVIRWLQAQEQAPPV, encoded by the coding sequence ATGAGCACGGAGAAGACCGAACATCCCACTCGGGCCAAATTGCGCGATGCACGGCATAACGGCCAGGTGGTCAAGAGCAAGGAACTGGTATCCAGCATGCTGATCCTGAGCCTGGCCGTGCTGCCCCTGGGCTTTCCCAACTACTTCCTCGGCCACCTGCAAGCGCTGATGCTGCTACCCGATCCCCTGCTTCACCTACCTTTTAGCCAGGCATTGGAGCTGATGCTGCAGCAGTTGCTGCACGAACTGCTGTGGCTCACCCTGCCGTTCCTGCTGACCACGTTGATTGCCGCCAGCGCGGGCAATCTGCTGCAGACCGGCTGGGTGTTCAGCACGCAATCGCTCTCACCCGACCTCAAGAAGGTCAGCCCGGTGGAGGGGATGAAACGAATCTTCTCGGTCAGGAACCTGCTCGACTTTTTCAAGTCTTTGCTCAAGGTGCTGTTGCTCGGCGCACTGGTGCTCGGCCTGCTCAGCGACAACCTGCACGCGTTGCTGAGGGTCCCACTGTGCGGCATCGGCTGCATCCTGCCTGTGCTGGGTAGCCTGCTGGGCCAACTGATCGGCGTCTGTGCCATTGGCCTCATGGCGATTTCAGCGGCCGACTACGGCCTGGAGCGCAGGCAGCATCACCGGCAGTTGCGCATGAGCAAGGATGAGGTCAAGCGTGAGCACAAGGAGATGGAAGGCGCGCCGGAGCTCAAGCGCGAGCGCCGCAAACGCCACCGTGAACTGCAGCAGGGGACGTTGCGTGCGGACGTCAGGCGTTCATCGGTCATCGTCACCAACCCGACCCACATCGCCGTGGGCCTGCGCTACAAGGCCGGGGAAACCCCGTTGCCGCTGGTCACCCTGAAGTACACCGACGAGCAGGCCCTGCGGGTGCGCCGGATCGCCGAGGAAGAAGGCGTGCCGGTGCTGGAACGCATCCCCCTGGCGCGGGCGCTGTTCGCGGACAGCCTGGAGGAGCAATACATCCCCGGCGAGCTGATCCAGCCGGTCGCCGAGGTGATCCGCTGGTTGCAGGCGCAAGAGCAGGCGCCGCCGGTCTGA
- a CDS encoding YscG family type III secretion system chaperone produces the protein MNNLMARLGLLGVEHHHHDEAMAIARWLARQPETREAACAIRIAGLMGAGRCEEALAEGNQASWPSLGPWLALCERQLGYMAALERRLERMAQSEDCDLIRFAEGMRAQVVA, from the coding sequence GTGAACAATCTGATGGCGCGCCTGGGCTTGCTGGGTGTCGAGCACCATCACCATGACGAAGCGATGGCGATTGCGCGTTGGCTGGCCCGGCAGCCGGAAACCAGGGAAGCCGCCTGTGCGATACGTATCGCCGGCCTGATGGGGGCGGGACGCTGCGAGGAGGCCCTGGCAGAAGGCAATCAGGCCTCCTGGCCATCCCTCGGCCCGTGGCTGGCGCTGTGCGAGCGCCAGCTGGGCTACATGGCGGCGCTGGAAAGGCGCCTTGAGCGTATGGCGCAGAGCGAGGATTGCGATCTGATCCGGTTTGCCGAGGGTATGCGCGCCCAGGTGGTGGCATGA
- a CDS encoding EscF/YscF/HrpA family type III secretion system needle major subunit: MTGISSGFHDGTSNTMDMVHEGMVKQAREANKAVLESLSKLNEKSDDPALLADMRHRSNIWSNVFQVDATLGQTFKNTISSILQKF, translated from the coding sequence ATGACAGGCATCAGCAGCGGATTCCACGATGGTACCAGCAACACCATGGACATGGTCCACGAAGGCATGGTCAAGCAGGCGCGAGAGGCCAACAAGGCCGTCCTCGAGTCGCTCAGTAAACTCAACGAGAAAAGCGACGACCCCGCGTTGCTGGCCGACATGCGCCACCGTTCGAACATCTGGTCCAACGTGTTCCAGGTCGATGCGACCTTGGGCCAGACCTTCAAGAACACCATCAGCAGCATCCTGCAGAAGTTCTGA
- a CDS encoding HrpE/YscL family type III secretion apparatus protein, whose product MLPFIELNDCRPMVEPGCTVLRGADYQRFLDAGALTESAHQRASDIDAQADAVLEAQQRLGREVGLEMAAVEQAALMHTVRLRCAEFYRRADRQLSEVVYQAVAKVLGAYPDIELTLAATRQALAQVRPREELILHVRPDQVPEVRLRIDEILAQFPDTGPLEICGDARLARGGCRLETEGCVIDASIEGQLSALQRALLQGVPENEAAYA is encoded by the coding sequence ATGTTGCCATTTATTGAACTGAATGATTGCCGGCCGATGGTCGAACCAGGCTGTACCGTGTTGCGCGGCGCCGACTACCAGCGCTTTCTCGACGCCGGCGCATTGACCGAAAGCGCCCACCAGCGGGCCAGCGACATCGATGCCCAGGCCGATGCAGTGCTTGAGGCACAGCAACGGCTTGGGCGGGAGGTCGGGCTGGAAATGGCCGCGGTCGAGCAGGCGGCGCTGATGCACACTGTGCGATTGCGCTGTGCCGAGTTCTATCGCCGGGCCGACCGGCAGCTGAGCGAGGTGGTGTACCAGGCGGTGGCCAAGGTGCTGGGGGCATACCCGGACATCGAGCTGACGCTCGCGGCCACACGTCAGGCGTTGGCTCAGGTTCGCCCACGGGAGGAGCTGATCCTGCACGTGCGCCCTGACCAGGTGCCCGAGGTTCGCCTGCGTATCGATGAAATACTCGCGCAGTTTCCCGACACGGGCCCCCTGGAAATCTGCGGTGATGCTCGGCTTGCACGCGGTGGTTGCCGACTGGAAACCGAAGGTTGCGTCATCGACGCCAGCATCGAGGGGCAACTGAGCGCTTTGCAGCGGGCGTTGTTGCAAGGAGTTCCTGAAAATGAGGCTGCATACGCATGA
- a CDS encoding FHA domain-containing protein, which yields MTWKLRVYSGLNAGAEVSLAPGRVVIGADPVQADLVLVDAGIAAIHLVLMVGPGGVRLLEWGASEPPTQAGVTLAADVELQALAIQRCGPLCWAFCTEGEVFAERLPESIPRPGLRAGWFMVPGAGVLLLLALLTRLLSPEAEAQGKADTADPQVMPHSLPVPQARTRLAQLLREWRLEDALTLEDRGDTLVLRGALHDRQHQDFLNLQRQFRKAFAEHPLLKLVDEGRAAVPGKLDFPVRAVSLGRVPYVTLTDNRRYPVGALMPSGIRILAIDGQAITLRKGGQDYSINLKERPINDG from the coding sequence ATGACTTGGAAACTGCGGGTCTACAGTGGCCTGAATGCGGGGGCCGAGGTGTCCCTGGCACCTGGCCGGGTAGTCATCGGCGCCGACCCGGTGCAAGCGGATCTGGTGCTGGTGGACGCAGGGATCGCCGCTATCCACCTGGTGCTGATGGTCGGGCCTGGCGGGGTACGCCTGCTGGAGTGGGGCGCCAGCGAACCACCGACACAGGCCGGGGTGACGTTAGCGGCAGACGTCGAGTTGCAGGCACTTGCCATCCAGCGTTGTGGTCCGTTGTGCTGGGCATTCTGTACAGAGGGCGAGGTCTTTGCCGAGCGGCTTCCCGAGTCGATCCCCCGGCCCGGATTGCGGGCCGGCTGGTTCATGGTCCCCGGCGCCGGGGTGCTGCTGTTGCTGGCGTTGCTCACTCGATTGCTGAGTCCAGAGGCCGAAGCACAGGGCAAAGCGGACACAGCCGATCCCCAGGTCATGCCACACAGCCTGCCCGTTCCACAGGCCCGGACGCGCCTGGCCCAACTGCTGCGCGAATGGCGCCTGGAAGATGCCCTGACCCTGGAGGACCGCGGTGACACCCTGGTGCTGCGTGGGGCACTGCATGACCGCCAGCATCAGGACTTTCTCAACCTGCAACGCCAGTTCCGCAAGGCATTCGCCGAGCATCCGCTGTTGAAGCTGGTCGATGAGGGCAGGGCCGCTGTGCCCGGGAAACTCGATTTCCCGGTGCGCGCGGTGTCGCTGGGGCGCGTGCCCTATGTGACGCTCACGGACAACCGCCGTTATCCGGTAGGCGCGCTGATGCCTTCCGGTATCCGCATCCTGGCGATCGATGGTCAGGCGATCACTTTGCGCAAGGGGGGGCAGGACTACTCGATCAATCTCAAGGAGCGCCCCATTAATGATGGATGA
- a CDS encoding CesT family type III secretion system chaperone, with product MNTLLQQMARRLGMPPWLANERGGYQLCIEGRALSLEPQGTQLVVRSSLSSLAGHGASLDPQALRRLMSMLTVWAQHCPQRLALTPAGEPLLEAQVDLAQGDLDIVDHVLGAQVDLLALLCEQHADPVPATHRGARVWLP from the coding sequence ATGAACACACTTTTGCAGCAAATGGCCCGACGGTTGGGCATGCCTCCCTGGTTGGCCAATGAGCGCGGTGGCTACCAGTTGTGCATCGAGGGACGTGCCCTTTCGCTCGAGCCGCAAGGCACGCAACTGGTTGTTCGCAGCTCGCTGTCGTCACTGGCGGGCCATGGCGCCAGCCTCGACCCGCAAGCCTTGCGCCGCTTGATGAGCATGCTGACAGTGTGGGCGCAGCACTGTCCGCAGCGACTGGCGCTGACACCCGCGGGAGAGCCGCTGCTTGAAGCGCAGGTAGACCTGGCCCAGGGCGATCTCGACATCGTGGATCACGTGCTGGGTGCTCAGGTCGACCTGCTCGCTCTCCTGTGCGAGCAACATGCCGATCCAGTGCCTGCGACCCACCGGGGAGCTCGCGTATGGCTGCCTTGA